The Engystomops pustulosus chromosome 1, aEngPut4.maternal, whole genome shotgun sequence genome has a window encoding:
- the LOC140126816 gene encoding retinol dehydrogenase 12-like isoform X1: MKWCHIQKEVMYVLATVLAALFLALLQRRFKSRRLCLDPKRLDGKTVLITGGASGIGKETAIALARRGARVHITSHDDQKGEAALRDIKKESASMNVRLWSLNLANLQSIRNFCKTFLKNESRLDILINNDGVPAVLDWTDNGFSLCFGVNHLGPFLLTNLLLERLKSCPPSRIVNITSNVHKYQKLDFADLNYNIVPLFTYFRSKLANVYFTQELARHMERHGVTACAVHPGYVGGDWTSQFSILFRIVMYVITALFFISCEAAAQTVIYCAISDDVLQHNGGYFSDCKPCKLRPYVQDAGIAKKLWEASEAMVGLNSSAREHLASRTR, translated from the exons ATGAAGTGGTGTCATATACAG AAAGAAGTCATGTATGTGCTTGCTACTGTGCTGGCTGCATTATTCTTAGCCTTACTTCAAAGGCGCTTCAAGAGCAGACGTCTGTGTCTTGATCCAAAAAGATTGGATGGCAAAACTGTCCTCATTACAG GCGGGGCATCAGGAATCGGGAAAGAGACCGCCATTGccctggcaagacgtggggcacGTGTACATATCACAAGTCATGATGACCAGAAAGGAGAAGCAGCTCTACGAGATATCAAGAAGGAAAGCGCAAGCATGAACGTCCGCCTCTGGAGCCTGAATCTGGCAAATCTACAAAGCATTCGCAATTTCTGTAAGACGTTTCTAAAGAACGAAAGCCGCCTTGACATTCTCATCAACAATGATG GCGTGCCAGCTGTGTTAGACTGGACAGATAACGGGTTCAGTTTGTGCTTTGGAGTCAACCACCTTGGACCTTTCCTTCTCACCAATCTATTACTAGAACGGCTAAAGAGTTGTCCTCCAAGCCGCATTGTGAACATCACTTCCAACGTTCACAAATATCAGAAGCTGGACTTTGCCGACTTAAACTACAACATTGTACCTTTGTTCACCTACTTTCGGAGCAAGCTGGCAAATGTCTACTTTACACAGGAGCTAGCACGACATATGGAGAGGCATGGAGTTACCGCGTGTGCTGTGCATCCAG GTTATGTCGGTGGTGATTGGACCTCACAATTTTCAATTCTTTTCCGAATAGTGATGTATGTCATTACAGCCCTGTTCTTCATCTCTTGTGAGGCAGCAGCCCAGACTGTCATATACTGTGCTATCTCTGATGACGTTCTCCAGCATAATGGTGGCTACTTCTCCGACTGTAAGCCCTGCAAGCtgcgcccatatgtacaggacgcTGGCATTGCCAAAAAACTGTGGGAGGCCAGTGAAGCTATGGTTGGACTTAATTCTTCAGCAAGGGAACATCTAGCTTCAAGAACGAGATAA
- the LOC140126816 gene encoding retinol dehydrogenase 12-like isoform X2: MYVLATVLAALFLALLQRRFKSRRLCLDPKRLDGKTVLITGGASGIGKETAIALARRGARVHITSHDDQKGEAALRDIKKESASMNVRLWSLNLANLQSIRNFCKTFLKNESRLDILINNDGVPAVLDWTDNGFSLCFGVNHLGPFLLTNLLLERLKSCPPSRIVNITSNVHKYQKLDFADLNYNIVPLFTYFRSKLANVYFTQELARHMERHGVTACAVHPGYVGGDWTSQFSILFRIVMYVITALFFISCEAAAQTVIYCAISDDVLQHNGGYFSDCKPCKLRPYVQDAGIAKKLWEASEAMVGLNSSAREHLASRTR; encoded by the exons ATGTATGTGCTTGCTACTGTGCTGGCTGCATTATTCTTAGCCTTACTTCAAAGGCGCTTCAAGAGCAGACGTCTGTGTCTTGATCCAAAAAGATTGGATGGCAAAACTGTCCTCATTACAG GCGGGGCATCAGGAATCGGGAAAGAGACCGCCATTGccctggcaagacgtggggcacGTGTACATATCACAAGTCATGATGACCAGAAAGGAGAAGCAGCTCTACGAGATATCAAGAAGGAAAGCGCAAGCATGAACGTCCGCCTCTGGAGCCTGAATCTGGCAAATCTACAAAGCATTCGCAATTTCTGTAAGACGTTTCTAAAGAACGAAAGCCGCCTTGACATTCTCATCAACAATGATG GCGTGCCAGCTGTGTTAGACTGGACAGATAACGGGTTCAGTTTGTGCTTTGGAGTCAACCACCTTGGACCTTTCCTTCTCACCAATCTATTACTAGAACGGCTAAAGAGTTGTCCTCCAAGCCGCATTGTGAACATCACTTCCAACGTTCACAAATATCAGAAGCTGGACTTTGCCGACTTAAACTACAACATTGTACCTTTGTTCACCTACTTTCGGAGCAAGCTGGCAAATGTCTACTTTACACAGGAGCTAGCACGACATATGGAGAGGCATGGAGTTACCGCGTGTGCTGTGCATCCAG GTTATGTCGGTGGTGATTGGACCTCACAATTTTCAATTCTTTTCCGAATAGTGATGTATGTCATTACAGCCCTGTTCTTCATCTCTTGTGAGGCAGCAGCCCAGACTGTCATATACTGTGCTATCTCTGATGACGTTCTCCAGCATAATGGTGGCTACTTCTCCGACTGTAAGCCCTGCAAGCtgcgcccatatgtacaggacgcTGGCATTGCCAAAAAACTGTGGGAGGCCAGTGAAGCTATGGTTGGACTTAATTCTTCAGCAAGGGAACATCTAGCTTCAAGAACGAGATAA